The Procambarus clarkii isolate CNS0578487 chromosome 66, FALCON_Pclarkii_2.0, whole genome shotgun sequence genome has a window encoding:
- the LOC138355303 gene encoding uncharacterized protein, translated as MTRVRALGRVWVSYLVQWFLFHAGRKPSIVLHPGRKPSIVLHPGRKPSIVLHPGRKPSIVLHPGRKPSIVLHSGRKPSIVLHPGRKPSIVLHPGRKPSIVLHPGRKPSIVLHPGRKPSIVLHSGRKPSIVLHPGRKPSIVLHPGRKPSIVLHPGRKPSIVLHPGRKPSIVLHPGRKPSIVLHRHHDPRYFLARRT; from the coding sequence ATGACCCGGGTTCGAGCCTTAGGCAGGGTGTGGGTTAGTTATTTGGTTCAGTGGTTTTTGTTTCACGCGGGACGCAAGCCATCTATTGTTTTACACCCAGGACGCAAGCCATCTATTGTTTTACACCCAGGACGCAAGCCATCTATTGTTTTACACCCAGGACGCAAGCCATCTATAGTTTTACACCCAGGACGCAAGCCATCTATAGTTTTACACTCAGGACGCAAGCCATCTATTGTTTTACACCCAGGACGCAAGCCATCTATAGTTTTACACCCAGGACGCAAGCCATCTATAGTTTTACACCCAGGACGCAAGCCATCTATTGTTTTACACCCAGGACGCAAGCCATCTATAGTTTTACACTCAGGACGCAAGCCATCTATTGTTTTACACCCAGGACGCAAGCCATCTATAGTTTTACACCCAGGACGCAAGCCATCTATAGTTTTACACCCAGGACGCAAGCCATCTATAGTTTTACACCCAGGACGCAAGCCATCTATTGTTTTACACCCAGGACGCAAGCCATCTATAGTTTTACATCGACATCACGATCCCAGGTATTTCTTGGCTAGAAGAACCTGA